The genomic region AGCAGAATCGCGGTCAGTTCGGGACTCGGTTCGTTCCCGAATAAGAGTTTTTCTTTCACCGACGCTTTAATTTGCGCCAGGGTTTGAGGCGAAATCAACATTCGCAACTGCACTTAACATTTCTACATGTTTTATAACATAATGTTAAGTGCAGTTGCGAGAGGGGTGGGCTGTGGACTCGCAAAATCGGCGGTTAGGGGTTTTGCGCGGCTAACAACTGCAAGGCTAAAAAGGTGGCGGCGACGGTGCCCGCGACGCAAATTTCTCCGGTTTGAATGCGATCGCGCACAGTTTCGATCGGGATTAAAACGAGTTCGATCTCTTCGGTAATATCGAGAACTTGTTCGCCAATTTTTTTGACATTTTCGACGAGAAATAAATGGACTTTATTGGTGTCTTTAACGGGATTGTCGTGTAAGGACGCTAAGGGAATGAAGCGATCGCCCGCGTACCCCGTTTCCTCGGTAAACTCGCGGCGGGCGGCAGATTCGGCGGACTCGACGGCGGGATCGAACGCCCCGGCGGGGAGTTCTAATAAAATTTCGCCGACCCCGTGGCGGTATTGACGAACAAAAATGATTTCTCGACGTTCGGTGAGGGCAAAAACGACGGCGAGATCGGGTCGGACGTTGACAAAAAAATCGTCGATTTGATGTCCGTTGGGTAAGCGAACTTCATCCCGGCGAATGCGACACCAGGGGTTATTAAAAACGAGTTGCGATCGCAGGAGTTCCCATTTTTTAATTTCACTCATTATTGTAGTTCCCCCCTGAAGACGGGCCCCATTGTCGTTCGGCGGTCCAGTGGCGATCGGAAGATTGATAGACCTTTACCCCTTTTAATCCGGCTGTATCTAGCATTTCGCGAATTTCGGCAACGGTAAAAGCGGCGTGGAGGGAATCGCGAAATAATTTGGTTTGATAATCGTTATATTCCGATCCGATCGCGGCGACTAAAGCATCGACGGTGGCGCGATCGTCCGGTCGCATTAAATCGCGTAAAAATAAACCGCCATTGGGCTTTAACAAGCGTTTAAGTTCGTCAAAAAACGGGATCGGATCGGGTAAATGATGGACGATACTGTTAGAAATAATCGCATCGAAATGTCCGTTGGGATAGGGCATTTTTTTAGCATCGATAAAGTCTAACTGAATGCGATTTTCTAACCCGGCTTCGCGGACGTTGCGATCGCCAACTTTAAGCATATTGGCGGACAAATCGACGGCGATGATTTGCCATTGCGGACGTTTGCGGGCGATTTCGATTGGAATCCGGGCCGTTCCCGTTCCCGCATCCAAAATTAATCCCGAGGGCGGTCCGACGGCGATCGCCGCTTCTGCAAAGGCGGTATTGACCTCTCGAAAGTCCATCGAGTCATACTCGATCGCATCTTCCCAGGTGTCCATCACTTCCGGTTCTAGAATTCTTTCCATTTTTAGCCGCGTTTGTTGTTGATGAAGGATCGCAAATTCCGGCGATCGCGATCGGAATTCTATAGCGAGTTTCACCCCAAAGATCGACACAAAACGCCCTGAAGTTAGTGTCTGTTGCGCGATCGCTCATCGCTACGCTAACAAGAACTGTCTCTAATTGTAAAGCCAACGGGCGCGCTTGGCGATCGCCTATATATAAAAATGCCCGCAATGCCCTAAAATCAAGACATTTTAGCCGTCTTCTCCTGGGACGGGCGATCGTTAATTTTGAAAAACTTAATATAATTTTCTCCAAGATCGTATAAAATATGACCCCATAAAGCGATCGAACATTACTCGGGTATTCCAGTGACCAATCAATTCAGAGAAGAAGACAATCCCCTCGTTCCCTTAGACTACGGCGATATTTTAAGCAAACTCGATCGCCTGTTGCGCGATCGTAACCCGTTCAAAGTCTCGAAAAAGCGCAATAAACTACTCGCCAATTTTGACGCGATCGCCGCCGAACTCGCCCGTCAATCCTGTCAAAATCCCCTGCACTTCAACCGAGGCGTTAAAGTAGCGACGGTCAATTTTAGCCCGGGATTCCAGCGCCAATTTCCCCAACTTATCAACAAGATTCAAGCCTCCCTCAAAAAACACCTAAATTCATTGCTCCTCGACGAGGAAAACTTGGCCGAACTAGTAGCTAAATTTAGCACCGATCTAGACAGTTTTCAAGAACTCCTCAAACTCGACAAAACTACCTATAAAGTTACTGAATTTTCGGACAACTTTGAAAAACAAAGTTTGACGATCGACACCGATTTGCCCGGAAGTAGTTCAA from Oxynema aestuarii AP17 harbors:
- a CDS encoding NUDIX hydrolase; this encodes MSEIKKWELLRSQLVFNNPWCRIRRDEVRLPNGHQIDDFFVNVRPDLAVVFALTERREIIFVRQYRHGVGEILLELPAGAFDPAVESAESAARREFTEETGYAGDRFIPLASLHDNPVKDTNKVHLFLVENVKKIGEQVLDITEEIELVLIPIETVRDRIQTGEICVAGTVAATFLALQLLAAQNP
- a CDS encoding class I SAM-dependent methyltransferase produces the protein MERILEPEVMDTWEDAIEYDSMDFREVNTAFAEAAIAVGPPSGLILDAGTGTARIPIEIARKRPQWQIIAVDLSANMLKVGDRNVREAGLENRIQLDFIDAKKMPYPNGHFDAIISNSIVHHLPDPIPFFDELKRLLKPNGGLFLRDLMRPDDRATVDALVAAIGSEYNDYQTKLFRDSLHAAFTVAEIREMLDTAGLKGVKVYQSSDRHWTAERQWGPSSGGNYNNE